In the genome of Hymenobacter cellulosivorans, one region contains:
- a CDS encoding tryptophan 2,3-dioxygenase family protein, with translation MSLPQDEFSPAVLEQLRRLQQKYAADGQDLAGYLEGLYYADYVNYWDYIELDTLLSLQRPLTQIPDERIFIMYHQITELYFKLCLCEYEQIGQLQEPTVGELVLRLGRINRYFENLIDSFDVMVDGMDKNQFLQFRMALMPASGFQSVQYRMIEIASTALDNLLNKEKRRLLGEAAAHDELMGCIYWKAGATVEETGAKALTLIQFEEKYTKQLSQHAAEYQDRNVWTVVQRLPEEDRQHPRLLRQLKLLDTNVNINWPLMHFKSAVRYLERDPTALAATGGTNWKKYLPPKFQKRIFYPQLWTSQELEDWGKNWVESILEEARS, from the coding sequence ATGTCTTTGCCACAGGACGAATTCTCGCCCGCCGTGCTCGAACAGCTGCGCCGCCTGCAGCAGAAGTACGCCGCCGACGGTCAGGATCTGGCAGGCTACCTCGAGGGCCTGTACTACGCTGACTACGTCAACTACTGGGACTATATCGAGCTGGACACGCTGCTCTCCTTGCAGCGCCCGCTCACCCAGATTCCCGACGAGCGGATTTTCATTATGTACCACCAGATTACGGAGCTCTACTTCAAGCTCTGCCTCTGCGAGTACGAGCAAATCGGACAGCTCCAGGAGCCGACCGTGGGCGAACTGGTCCTGCGCCTGGGCCGCATCAACCGCTACTTCGAGAACCTGATTGACTCGTTCGACGTGATGGTCGACGGCATGGACAAAAACCAGTTTTTGCAGTTTCGCATGGCCCTGATGCCCGCCTCGGGCTTTCAGAGTGTGCAGTACCGCATGATTGAAATTGCCTCCACGGCCCTCGACAACCTGCTCAACAAGGAAAAGCGCCGCCTGCTGGGCGAAGCCGCCGCCCACGACGAGCTCATGGGCTGCATCTACTGGAAAGCCGGGGCCACCGTCGAGGAAACCGGCGCCAAAGCCCTGACCCTGATTCAGTTCGAGGAGAAGTATACCAAGCAACTCAGCCAGCACGCGGCCGAATACCAGGACCGCAACGTGTGGACCGTGGTGCAGCGCTTGCCCGAGGAAGACCGCCAGCACCCGCGCCTGCTGCGCCAGCTCAAGCTGCTCGATACCAACGTGAACATCAACTGGCCGCTGATGCACTTTAAGTCGGCAGTGCGTTACCTGGAGCGCGACCCCACGGCCCTAGCGGCGACGGGCGGCACCAACTGGAAGAAATACCTGCCTCCCAAGTTTCAGAAGCGCATCTTCTACCCCCAGCTCTGGACCAGTCAGGAATTAGAAGACTGGGGCAAAAACTGGGTGGAAAGTATTCTGGAAGAAGCTCGAAGCTGA